The window GGGCGCCATCGTCGGGGGCTTGGCGGGGGCGCCGGCCTGCGGGGAGGCGGCGGGCGATCCGGCGGCCGATGCCGATGCCGACGCGGATCCGGATGCGGAGGCGGCGGGGGTGCCCATACGGGCCTCGCGGCCGGCGGCCGGCGCGCCGGCGCCGCCCCCGCATCCCGCGAGGGCGGCGCCGAGCACCGCCACGGCAGCTGCGGCAGCTACTTTTCGTACGGAATTGGTCACGCACGCAAACTATATGACTAACTGATCAGAAGAATGGACGACAGGCGGTCGAGCGGAACTCACCCCTCCAGCAGCTGCCTGCGGCACTCCTCGACATCGAAGTCACCCTTCGGATAGTGCGGATCGATGTCCTCCAGGTGCTCCAGCAGCAGGGTGCTGATCGCCCAGTTGCGGTACCACTTGCGGTCCGCGGGCACGACGTACCAGGGCGCCGCGTCGGTGGAACAGCGCTCCAGCGCCAGCTCGTACGCCTCCTGGTACGCGGGCCACAGGCTGCGCTCCGCGATGTCGCCCAGGTTGAACTTCCAGTGCTTGTCGGGGTTGTCCAGCCGGGCCAGGAGCCGGCTCCGCTGCTCCTCGTGGCCGATGTGCAGGAAGACCTTCACCACGCTCACGCCGTCGTCCGCGAGGGCCTGCTCGAACCGGTTGATCTGGGCGTACCGGCTGCGCACCCGGTTGCGCGGCACGAGCTCGCGGACACGGGCGATGAGCACGTCCTCGTAGTGGGAGCGGTCGAAGATCCCGATCTCGCCCGGCAGGGGGAGCTCCTGCTTGATGCGCCAGAGGAAGGGGTGGCTCTGTTCCTCCTCGGTGGGCGCCTTGAAGCCCTTGATCCTGCAGCCGGAGGGGTTGAACTGGCCGATCACGTGCTTGACGGTGCCGCCCTTGCCGCTGGTGTCCATGCCCTGCAGGACGAGCAGGACGCGGCGGCGGTCCCCGGCGGTGCTCGCCGCGTAGAGCCGCTCCTGGAGAGAGGCGAGCGGCTGCGCCAGCAGGGCGGTGGCGGCCAGCCCGGCCGCCTTGCCGGCGGGGCCGCCGGGGGTCCCGGAGGAGTCGAGGAGGCGGAGGTCCGGCCGCTCGCCCGGGGTCACGCGCAGCAACTCCCGCAGCGACGGCCGCGCTCCGTCGCCGCCGCCGTCGGACCGCTTCCCGGCCTTGCCGCCCTTCGCGGCCTTCTCGGGCCCCTCCTGTTTCGCGGGCTTCTCCGACTTCTCGGACTTCGCCGATTTCCGCTTCTCGTGCCGCTTCTCGTTCTGCTTCCCGGCCATCGCTGACCACCCCATTCCCGTCGGTTCCGTACGATCTTCCAGCAGACCGAACGGGAGCGCGAGATCAGCGCCAGGGCCCCGTCACCGCGAACGTGGTCCCCGGCGCGTAGGCGTTCGCGTACATCGTCCGCCCGTCCGGGGAGAAGGTGACCCCGGCGAACTCCCCCCACTCCGGGGCCCCCGGCTGTCCGATGTCCTCGGCGTTGCGGGCCATCGGGTAGACCTCGCCGTCCACCGTCACCCCGAGGACGTACTGCGCCCCGCCGCCGTCCTCGCACACCATCAGTCCGCCGTCCGGGGCCAGGCAGATGTTGTCGGGGGAGTCCCCGGGCAGCGCGATGTCGGCGGCCGGGCCGAAGACCACGTCCAGCCGCAGCACGGAGTTCCGCGGATCGTAGAACCAGACCTGCCCGTGGTGGTCGCCGGCCGCTCCCTCGCCGCTGCGGGCGAAGCTGGACACGAAGTGGACCCCGCCGTCGCCCCAGTAGCAGCCCTCCAGTTTCTGCGCGTGGGTGATTCCGCCCGGCCCGAAGTCCTGCAGCCGGATCGGCGTCCCGGCCGCCGAGGGGTCCGGTACGGGCACCCATTCCACCGGGAACCGGGACCCGGGCTCGTCCACGACCGCCAGGTCCGCCAGCCCCGGTACGCGCAGGGCCTCCAGCCGGCCCCCCGCCCGCAACGAGCCGAGCCCGCCGAGCGGCCGCTCGGGCAGGAACCGGTAGAAGAGCCCGAACGGGCGGACGAAGGCGTCCTCGGTCTCGTAGACGACCCCGCGGTACGGGTCCACGGCGACGGCCTCGTGAGCGAAGCGGCCCATCGCGGTCAGCGGGACCGCGCCCGAGCGGTGCGGGTCGGCCGGGTCCACCTCGAAGACGTAGCCGTGGTCCCGGGTGTAGCCGGAAGTGCCCGCGCGGTCCTCGGTCTCCTCGCAGCTCAGCCAGGTGTTCCAAGGGGTGCGGCCGCCCGCGCAGTTGACGGCGGTGCCGGCGAGGGCGACCCGCTCGCCGGTGACCCGCCCGTCCGCGTCGAGCTCCAGCGCGGTGCAGCCGCCGAGGGCCCCGGGGTCGTACGTCAGTCCCCGTACGGCGGGAACGCGCAGGGCGGCGGTGGTGCGGTTCTCGTGGTTCCGGACCAGCCGCACACGCCCGCCGCCCGCCTCGAAGGCGGCCATGCCGTCGCAGTTGGCCGGCACCGCGCCCTCGCCGGAGCGCAGCGGCCGGCCCGCCCGTGACAGCACCCGGTACGTGAACCCCGCGGGCAGGTCGAGAAGCCCGCGCGGATCGGCCACCAGCGGCCCGTAGCCGCCGGTGGCCCGCGGAGCCCGGGGGGCCCGGGCGGCGAGGGAGTCACCCCCGGCGAACAGCGCGCCGAGCGCCCCGCTGAAGACGATCCCGCCCGCGGCGAGCAGGCTGCGCCGGGTGACGGACACCGGTGGCCGCACGGGCGGCATCAGGCGGCCGGCTTGGGGCGGGTGGTGCCCGGAAGGCAGTTCACCGCCTTGTTGAAGGTCGTGAACAGACCGCCGGGATTCTTCTTCCACAGCCACATGTGGAGGGCGTAGTGCACCGGCTGACCGGGGAAGTTGCCGGGCCGGGGGCCCTGGAAGGCGGTGCCGAACATCGTGGGGCGGTCGTCGTCCGTCGTCACCTTCTGATCGCGGTCGTAGACCAGCCACTGGACCGCGACGAGCCGCTTTCCGCCGCGCCCGTCGTCCTCGTAGAACAGTGCGGCGGGCTTCGCCGGGTCGACGGAGTTGTCGTACTTGTGGTTGAAGTGCGGGTAACCGAGCGCGCCGGTGCCCGCCTTGTCGACGACGCAGTACTGGTCGGGCTTGTAGCCCGCCGCCACGGCGTTGGCGTGCAGCTGGAACCTGGCGGTCGCCGCGTACACGAGGGCCCGGTCGCCCAGGGCCCGGCCGGGGCCATGGTCCGCCGTGGCGGGGGGAGCGGCGAGGGCGGCCAGGGTGAGCGAGGCGACTGCGGTGAGGGCCGGGGCGAGACGGCGTGCCATGCGCGGGCTCCTTGTGACGGGCTGGCTGGGGCACCTGCAGCCCTTCCCCGGGCCGCCGCACCCGCCACACACTCGGCCCGGACGGACGACCGCCGATCGGCTGACGGCCGGCCGGACCCACCCCGGCCCCCGGCCCGGCCGGCTCACTCGAACGGGAAGCGCGCCGTTTCACGACGCCTCCGTACGGGGAACCGCTGTTGTCCCGAGCGGACGAGTACGACGGAGGGTGCGGATCATGGCGCAGCAGGATGCGGCACCGAACGGCGGCGGCGAGCTGCACGACATCGTGTCGGCCGTGTCCAGGGGCGCGCCCGAGTACCGGCAGTGCCC is drawn from Streptomyces sp. NBC_01232 and contains these coding sequences:
- a CDS encoding PPK2 family polyphosphate kinase; the protein is MAGKQNEKRHEKRKSAKSEKSEKPAKQEGPEKAAKGGKAGKRSDGGGDGARPSLRELLRVTPGERPDLRLLDSSGTPGGPAGKAAGLAATALLAQPLASLQERLYAASTAGDRRRVLLVLQGMDTSGKGGTVKHVIGQFNPSGCRIKGFKAPTEEEQSHPFLWRIKQELPLPGEIGIFDRSHYEDVLIARVRELVPRNRVRSRYAQINRFEQALADDGVSVVKVFLHIGHEEQRSRLLARLDNPDKHWKFNLGDIAERSLWPAYQEAYELALERCSTDAAPWYVVPADRKWYRNWAISTLLLEHLEDIDPHYPKGDFDVEECRRQLLEG
- a CDS encoding alkaline phosphatase PhoX, translated to MRPPVSVTRRSLLAAGGIVFSGALGALFAGGDSLAARAPRAPRATGGYGPLVADPRGLLDLPAGFTYRVLSRAGRPLRSGEGAVPANCDGMAAFEAGGGRVRLVRNHENRTTAALRVPAVRGLTYDPGALGGCTALELDADGRVTGERVALAGTAVNCAGGRTPWNTWLSCEETEDRAGTSGYTRDHGYVFEVDPADPHRSGAVPLTAMGRFAHEAVAVDPYRGVVYETEDAFVRPFGLFYRFLPERPLGGLGSLRAGGRLEALRVPGLADLAVVDEPGSRFPVEWVPVPDPSAAGTPIRLQDFGPGGITHAQKLEGCYWGDGGVHFVSSFARSGEGAAGDHHGQVWFYDPRNSVLRLDVVFGPAADIALPGDSPDNICLAPDGGLMVCEDGGGAQYVLGVTVDGEVYPMARNAEDIGQPGAPEWGEFAGVTFSPDGRTMYANAYAPGTTFAVTGPWR